A window of Ictidomys tridecemlineatus isolate mIctTri1 chromosome 1, mIctTri1.hap1, whole genome shotgun sequence contains these coding sequences:
- the LOC101965577 gene encoding LOW QUALITY PROTEIN: glyceraldehyde-3-phosphate dehydrogenase-like (The sequence of the model RefSeq protein was modified relative to this genomic sequence to represent the inferred CDS: deleted 1 base in 1 codon; substituted 1 base at 1 genomic stop codon) → MVKVIVNRFGRIGCLVTRAAFNSGKVDIVAINDPFIDLNYMVYVFQYDSTHGKFHGTVKTENGKLAINGKSISIRXERHPANINWSDAGAEYVVESTGIFITMEKARAHLKGGVKSVIISVPSVDAPMFVISVNHEKYHNSLKIVSDVSCTTNCLAPLAKVMHDNFGIVEGLMTTVHAITATQKTMDGPSGKLWHDGHRVAQNIIPASAGAAKAVGKVIPELNGKPTGKAFCVPTPNMSVVDLTCRLEKAATYDDIELVVKQASEGPLKGILSYTDDQILSCEFNSDTHSSTFDVGAGIALKDHFVKLVSWYDNEFGYSNRVVDLIVHRASKE, encoded by the exons ATGGTGAAGGTCATAGTGAATAGATTTGGTCGTATTGGGTGCCTCGTCACCAGAGCTGCTTTCAACTCTGGCAAAGTGGACATTGTTGCTATCAATGACCCCTTCATTGACCTCAACTACATGGTCTACGTGTTCCAGTATGATTCTACCCATGGTAAATTCCATGGTACAGTCAAGACTGAGAACGGGAAGCTTGCCATCAATGGAAAGTCCATCTCCATCCGCTAGGAGCGACATCCCGCCAACATCAAT TGGAGTGACGCTGGTGCTGAATATGTTGTGGAGTCCACTGGTATCTTCATTACCATGGAGAAAGCCAGGGCTCATTTGAAGGGTGGTGTCAAAAGTGTCATCATCTCTGTCCCTTCTGTTGATGCCCCCATGTTTGTGATAAGCGTGAACCATGAGAAGTATCACAACTCCCTCAAGATTGTCAGCGATGTCTCCTGTACTACCAACTGCTTAGCTCCCCTGGCCAAGGTCATGCATGACAACTTTGGCATTGTGGAAGGACTCATGACTACAGTCCATGCCATCACTGCTACTCAGAAGACTATGGATGGCCCCTCTGGGAAACTGTGGCATGATGGCCATCGGGTTGCCCAGAATATCATCCCTGCATCCGCTGGTGCTGCCAAGGCTGTGGGCAAGGTCATTCCTGAACTGAATGGGAAGCCCACTGGCAAGGCTTTCTGTGTGCCCACTCCCAACATGTCAGTTGTGGATCTGACCTGTCGCCTGGAGAAAGCTGCCACATACGATGACATTGAA cttgtggTGAAGCAGGCATCAGAGGGCCCCCTCAAGGGCATCCTGAGCTACACGGATGACCAGATCCTCTCCTGTGAATTTAATAGTGATACTCACTCTTCCACTTTTGATGTTGGGGCCGGCATTGCCCTCAAAGACCACTTTGTTAAGCTCGTTTCCTGGTATGACAATGAATTTGGCTACAGCAACAGGGTGGTGGACCTTATAGTCCACAGGGCCTCCAAGGAGTAA